In Hymenobacter volaticus, the genomic window CTCTGACGGACGCTCCTACACCACAGCTAAGAAGGAAAGTCTGTTGGTACCCTAAGATGAGTGGTAAGGATAGTTGATGTGCTGCCCCATCCACAAGACCGTCCTGCTGAACGGAGTCGAAGCATCTCGCGTGAATCGTAGCATATAGTAGGAGTTACCACCCTGGCGAGATGCTTCGACTCCGCTCAGCATGACAATTTCTGTGATAACCTCAGCACGCGAGATGCTTCGGCAAGCTCAGCATGACGGTTACTGTGACAATAGCAGCGAAGAGTGGTCAACTACTCCTAACCTCTCCTAGCTAGAATGCGCAATATCATGTGTGGATGGGTATCGGATTACTCTGTTGTACTCTTGGCTTATAAGCTTTAGCGTAGATGTGCTATGGCTAGAGCCGACTGGTTGGTACTGCTTCCGCTTGGTGTTGCTTGTTTTGCGTACTGTTTTGTGTATTCACTCTAGCTGCCTGCATGCCTTGCCTTGCCACTTCCGAACGTTATAGCATCAGTTTGCCGAATGGTCACCGCTTTCCCATTGCTAAGTACGAACTGATCCGAGAGCAGCTGTTGTGGCAGGGCATAGCGCCACCGGATGATTTCTATGACCCGGGGCTGTGCTCCGAAGAAGACATTTTGCGCGTGCATTCGGCGGAGTACTGGCACCGGGTGCGCGACTTGCAACTCTCCCCTGCCGAAGTACGTCGGCTGGGCTTGCCACAGAGCCCGGAGTTGGTTCGTCGGTCGTTGAGCAGCGTGGCGGGCACGGTGCAATCGGCACGGCGGGCGCTGCACGATGGTATAGGGATGAGTCTGGCCGGGGGTACGCACCACGCATTTCGGGACCGGGGCGAAGGGTTTTGCGTGCTCAATGACATTGCCGTGGCTGCTATGCACTTGCTGCACCATCAGCTGGCCAAGCAAATTTTGGTGGTTGACTTGGATGTGCACCAGGGTGATGGCACGGCCAGTATTTTTCGGGAGGAGCCGCGCGTGTTCACCTTCTCGATGCATGCCGGCGCTAATTACCCATTGCGCAAAGAGCAGTCGGATCGGGATGTGGCCCTTGACTTGGGTACCGATGATGCCGCGTATTTAGCTATTCTCCGCGCCAATCTACCCGACTTGCTTGCCCAGGTGCAGCCAGACTTTATCTTCTTTCAGGCTGGCGTGGATGTATTGGCGACCGACAAGCTCGGCAAGCTGGCGCTCACGCCCGAAGGCTGCCGCCAGCGCGACGAGTACGTGTTGCGCCGGTGCCAGGAGCAGCAGTTGCCAGTAGCCGTCAGCATGGGCGGTGGGTACTCCGAGCGGCTCTCCGACATTGTGGATGCACATTGCAACACGTTTCGGGTGGCGTATGAGGTATTTGGGTGAACCTGGCAGGGCCTCCCTTCTGTTCGATTACCTGCACCCTACCTTTGCCTGATGAATCTGCACAACCCCGCCACCGATTTACCTGCCGCTAATTCCTTACCGACACTAGCTTCGGGCGAAGCGGTGGGTTCGCCAGCGCAACAGGCGTTTCGGGAGGCCGTGCAACAGGTGGAAGGCTTGCGCCAGCGGCTGCGCGACTTGCAGGTGGAGCAGGCCGAAGCCCGGCGGCGCTACTGGCAGCAAGTGGGCCCCGCCGCACGGACAGTAGTGGAAGCCAGACGCGCACTATTTGCACCACTGGAAGAAGCGCTGTTGCTGCCTTACTTCAGCCGCAAGGAGGAGCGCCAAATCACGGAGTTCATTCTTGGCAATGCCCGCTCCTTGCACAATCGGTTTGGGGAAGACACGGCGGATATAGTGCTGAAATATGCTCCTAACCGCCGCGCAGCAGTTGAAACAGAAACAGCACCCCCGAAGACAAGACCCCGGACTTCTCTCCTGATTTAAATTCCAGCTTGCCGCCCCACGAGCAAGCTGCTGCTCATGCACGCGCCCGGCGCAAATCGAAAGCCCAGAAAGCGCAAGAAGCTGCTGAAAAGATTGCCCGGGAAGAGCAACAACGTCTTCTTTCCAACACCAAAACTCTGTACCGCCAGCTGGCCCGCACGCATCACCCCGACCTGGAGCGCGACCCGGCCACCCAGGCCCACAAAACGGCCTTGATGCAGCGCATCACCGAGGCCTACGAAGCCAACGACCTCTACACGCTGCTCCAACTCCTGTCGGAATCAGGGCCCGCCGCCAGCGCCGACGATGATGTACTGACCCGTTACACGCAGGCCTTGCACCAGCAGCAAACAGAGCTCAAACAGCAACTCAACGAGTTGAAATACGGCGACAATGGGTTTAGTGGCAGCAGCGGCAAAAAGCGCGAAGCGGAATTGCGCCAGCTCAAGCGCCATTTGCGTGCCGAGGCAGAGTATTTAGAACATATCCTCCGACTAATTCAAGAGCCCGAAGGCTTGCGGGAGG contains:
- a CDS encoding histone deacetylase family protein; this translates as MPCLATSERYSISLPNGHRFPIAKYELIREQLLWQGIAPPDDFYDPGLCSEEDILRVHSAEYWHRVRDLQLSPAEVRRLGLPQSPELVRRSLSSVAGTVQSARRALHDGIGMSLAGGTHHAFRDRGEGFCVLNDIAVAAMHLLHHQLAKQILVVDLDVHQGDGTASIFREEPRVFTFSMHAGANYPLRKEQSDRDVALDLGTDDAAYLAILRANLPDLLAQVQPDFIFFQAGVDVLATDKLGKLALTPEGCRQRDEYVLRRCQEQQLPVAVSMGGGYSERLSDIVDAHCNTFRVAYEVFG
- a CDS encoding J domain-containing protein, which produces MPPHEQAAAHARARRKSKAQKAQEAAEKIAREEQQRLLSNTKTLYRQLARTHHPDLERDPATQAHKTALMQRITEAYEANDLYTLLQLLSESGPAASADDDVLTRYTQALHQQQTELKQQLNELKYGDNGFSGSSGKKREAELRQLKRHLRAEAEYLEHILRLIQEPEGLREVLRDLSASGH